From the genome of Culicoidibacter larvae, one region includes:
- a CDS encoding mechanosensitive ion channel family protein produces MWSEDVWDFILKNLVNILEIALVIIATIFLLVIFKRLVYKAFHINKDVDEMDDRTKQVATVVKLFVTICQYATWFGVILAIIYKLSNYNFQTLITIFTGTGLTLGIIGREIILDFINGLLIVTERQFIVGDTIEVGTIKGVVVKIGIRTTEIIQADGSYATISNRVIDRVINYTNIK; encoded by the coding sequence ATGTGGTCAGAAGATGTCTGGGACTTTATATTGAAAAATTTAGTAAATATATTAGAAATTGCTTTAGTAATAATAGCAACAATATTTTTACTTGTTATATTTAAAAGGCTTGTTTACAAAGCCTTTCATATTAATAAAGATGTAGATGAAATGGACGATAGAACGAAACAAGTTGCAACAGTTGTTAAACTATTTGTAACCATATGCCAATATGCCACCTGGTTTGGAGTGATCCTGGCAATTATCTACAAGCTTTCGAATTATAATTTTCAGACACTTATCACAATCTTTACCGGCACAGGATTAACACTTGGAATTATTGGCAGGGAGATTATTCTTGATTTTATTAATGGATTACTTATCGTTACAGAGCGTCAGTTCATTGTGGGAGATACAATCGAAGTTGGTACAATTAAAGGTGTAGTGGTTAAAATTGGTATAAGAACTACCGAGATTATTCAAGCTGATGGCTCTTATGCTACTATTTCAAATCGCGTAATTGATAGAGTTATAAACTATACAAATATAAAATAA
- a CDS encoding ParB/RepB/Spo0J family partition protein has translation MALFNRKDKEEIITTIEINQIVANRYQPRTTFEEESLKELAESIEQYGLIQPIVVRTAGENMYEIVAGERRFRASKIAGLEVIPVIIKDLEAKDSAVLAVIENIQREDLNPIEEAKSYQRLATLLNLTQDEVSKMVGKSQSAIANKMRLLQLPEDIQDALKDKSISERHARALLKFETDAARSVMLEKIIKDNLTVAETERIIEEKLSHTKNVKDVKTKVRIKGYANDVRLAINTVKKSLKTIEKFGHKAEINEQENDSYYEVTIKIDKHATDDVAEESNDLALNNVVSLEANNDIVVEALNTEAINIDASPEENTQIETEADREEVIQLEEENNNIEHKDVEKIDKVVNTEEQASAIEHETLDETAEEVTDKLLINDGEEIELSDDLETKFAGLDISFFDNLKLEGEEEVTDLIEENKSEESENELDITNTFHFVYNANYGNDSHTPTSTESEELFNEVQEHINNDEPIIKVEDAIEEDDLFKTTELNLETTYNSIYESYYNDGEEVEVPAEVLEAGEKFVKTIEATEEKPNSIYNTIYDFGNEKEEKKDELLNWQTLLNDDSEDDIISESANEYQKDQADRVRAMFTEVTNNTSEETTEQGREELDELLEVSRQEAEITAESNEEEAIKYGAKSSFVDKLKNINNTSNSFLFEDEDDEKEENKSNDGFWNLFK, from the coding sequence ATGGCTTTATTTAATAGAAAAGATAAAGAAGAGATCATTACTACAATAGAAATAAATCAGATTGTTGCTAACAGATATCAACCAAGAACAACATTTGAAGAAGAATCATTAAAGGAACTTGCAGAATCAATTGAACAATATGGTCTTATTCAACCAATTGTTGTACGAACTGCAGGAGAAAATATGTATGAAATTGTTGCTGGAGAGCGTCGTTTTCGTGCGTCAAAAATAGCTGGACTTGAAGTAATCCCAGTTATTATAAAAGATCTAGAAGCGAAGGATTCTGCAGTATTAGCTGTCATAGAAAATATCCAACGCGAGGATTTAAATCCAATTGAGGAAGCAAAATCATATCAGAGATTAGCAACCTTATTAAATTTAACTCAGGATGAAGTCTCAAAAATGGTAGGTAAGTCGCAGTCAGCAATTGCAAATAAAATGCGCTTGTTGCAACTTCCAGAAGACATCCAAGATGCATTAAAAGATAAAAGTATTTCTGAAAGACATGCCAGAGCCTTGCTTAAATTTGAGACTGACGCTGCTCGCTCGGTAATGTTAGAGAAAATTATTAAAGATAATTTAACTGTAGCAGAAACGGAAAGAATTATTGAGGAAAAACTTTCGCATACTAAGAATGTTAAAGATGTAAAAACTAAAGTAAGAATTAAAGGCTATGCTAATGATGTTAGATTAGCAATTAATACAGTAAAAAAATCATTGAAAACAATTGAAAAATTTGGACATAAGGCTGAAATCAATGAACAAGAGAATGATAGTTACTATGAGGTAACAATTAAGATTGATAAACATGCCACAGATGATGTAGCAGAAGAATCAAATGATCTTGCGCTAAATAATGTGGTTAGCTTAGAAGCGAATAATGATATAGTTGTCGAGGCTTTAAATACAGAGGCAATAAATATTGACGCTTCTCCTGAAGAGAATACTCAAATTGAAACAGAAGCTGATAGAGAAGAAGTTATTCAATTAGAGGAAGAAAATAATAACATCGAACATAAAGATGTTGAAAAAATTGATAAAGTAGTTAATACCGAAGAACAAGCATCTGCTATTGAGCATGAGACACTTGATGAAACTGCTGAAGAAGTTACAGATAAACTCCTGATAAATGATGGAGAAGAAATTGAACTAAGTGATGATTTAGAAACAAAGTTTGCAGGATTAGACATAAGCTTTTTTGACAATTTAAAACTTGAAGGTGAAGAAGAAGTAACTGATTTAATAGAAGAGAACAAATCAGAAGAATCCGAAAATGAGTTAGATATTACAAATACATTTCACTTTGTTTATAATGCTAATTATGGAAATGATAGTCATACACCAACTTCAACTGAAAGCGAAGAATTGTTTAATGAAGTTCAAGAACACATAAATAATGACGAGCCAATTATAAAAGTAGAAGATGCCATTGAAGAAGATGACTTATTTAAAACAACAGAGTTAAATCTCGAAACTACCTATAATTCAATCTATGAGTCTTATTATAATGACGGGGAAGAAGTTGAAGTTCCTGCAGAAGTGCTAGAAGCTGGAGAGAAGTTTGTAAAAACAATTGAAGCTACTGAAGAGAAACCAAATTCAATTTATAATACAATCTATGATTTTGGGAATGAAAAGGAAGAGAAAAAAGATGAACTCCTAAATTGGCAAACATTATTAAATGATGATTCTGAAGATGATATCATTAGTGAAAGTGCAAATGAATATCAAAAAGATCAGGCAGATAGAGTTAGAGCTATGTTTACGGAGGTAACAAATAATACTTCTGAAGAGACAACCGAACAAGGTAGAGAAGAGTTAGATGAACTACTTGAGGTTTCGCGACAAGAAGCAGAAATAACTGCTGAAAGCAATGAAGAAGAAGCAATAAAATATGGAGCTAAATCATCATTTGTTGATAAGTTAAAAAACATTAATAATACAAGTAATTCATTTTTATTTGAAGATGAAGACGATGAAAAAGAAGAAAACAAAAGCAATGACGGTTTCTGGAACTTGTTTAAATAG
- a CDS encoding Dps family protein, with translation MNLYQKMNVFLANQTVMYMKVHNLHWYVKGHQFFSLHEKFEEIYDQTADIIDDVAERLLSVNEYPVANLKEVLELSTISERYDKDVNGILAVEILIADIEQLIKDSKELAVLAEEADDSVTNDMFIGYTGEYQKLHWMLTSYLK, from the coding sequence ATGAATTTATATCAAAAGATGAACGTGTTTCTAGCCAACCAAACAGTGATGTACATGAAAGTTCATAACTTACATTGGTACGTAAAAGGTCATCAATTTTTTTCATTACATGAAAAATTTGAAGAGATTTATGATCAAACAGCGGATATTATTGATGATGTAGCTGAGCGCTTGTTATCTGTTAATGAATATCCGGTTGCAAATTTAAAAGAAGTGTTAGAATTATCTACTATTTCAGAACGTTATGATAAAGATGTAAATGGAATTCTTGCTGTTGAAATTTTAATAGCAGATATTGAACAATTAATCAAAGATTCGAAAGAATTAGCAGTTCTTGCTGAGGAAGCAGATGACTCAGTTACAAACGACATGTTTATTGGTTATACTGGTGAGTATCAAAAATTACACTGGATGCTTACTTCATATTTAAAATAA
- a CDS encoding ParB/RepB/Spo0J family partition protein, with the protein MAKQKRLGKGIEALFANSDFNVLNDEIEDIQGYDIVEVEIEKLRPNPYQPRKSFDQNALEELASSIKEHGIFQPIIVRENLVGYDILAGERRYRASQLIGLETIPAIIKEFNDQEMMEIALLENLQREDLSAIEEAQAYQMLIDQLNLTQEQLGKRLGKSRSHITNTLRLLTLPQYVQDAIINNELSMGHAKILVGKSEKDIKNLFNQIVEDELSVRQTEELIYGTNPQKKTSIKSKSKKEAKSNQIIYLEKKLAENLGTKSIINYSNGKGKIELSFSNDEDLNRILELLGIIE; encoded by the coding sequence ATGGCTAAACAAAAACGTTTAGGAAAAGGTATTGAGGCACTATTTGCAAATAGTGATTTCAATGTATTGAATGATGAAATTGAAGATATTCAAGGATATGATATAGTTGAAGTTGAGATTGAAAAATTACGACCAAATCCATATCAACCGCGAAAATCATTTGATCAGAATGCCTTAGAAGAATTAGCAAGTTCTATTAAAGAACATGGAATTTTTCAACCAATTATTGTAAGAGAAAACCTAGTTGGTTATGATATCTTAGCTGGTGAGCGAAGATATCGAGCTTCTCAACTTATTGGATTAGAAACTATTCCGGCAATTATTAAGGAATTTAATGATCAAGAGATGATGGAGATAGCGCTACTTGAAAACCTTCAGCGTGAAGATCTATCAGCAATTGAAGAAGCACAGGCATATCAAATGCTTATTGATCAATTAAACCTAACACAAGAACAACTAGGAAAACGTTTAGGTAAAAGTAGATCTCACATCACCAATACATTAAGACTTCTTACTTTGCCACAGTATGTTCAAGACGCAATAATAAATAATGAATTATCTATGGGTCATGCTAAAATTCTTGTAGGTAAGAGCGAAAAAGATATCAAGAATCTTTTTAATCAAATTGTTGAAGATGAACTATCAGTACGACAAACAGAAGAGCTTATATATGGAACTAATCCGCAAAAGAAAACTAGTATAAAAAGTAAAAGTAAAAAGGAAGCAAAAAGCAACCAAATTATATATTTAGAGAAAAAATTAGCGGAAAATTTAGGTACTAAGTCCATTATCAATTACAGTAATGGAAAAGGTAAAATAGAATTGAGCTTTTCTAATGACGAAGATTTAAACCGAATTCTTGAACTATTAGGGATTATAGAATAG
- a CDS encoding DUF951 domain-containing protein translates to MEYKVGDRVIMKKKHPCGENLWEILRVGMDVRLKCCNCGRSLLIKRKDFDKNLKQVISQ, encoded by the coding sequence ATGGAATATAAGGTTGGCGATAGAGTCATTATGAAAAAAAAACATCCTTGCGGAGAGAATCTATGGGAAATTCTTCGCGTAGGAATGGATGTAAGACTAAAATGTTGCAATTGTGGGCGAAGTCTTTTGATAAAAAGAAAAGACTTTGACAAAAACTTAAAGCAGGTCATTTCACAATAA
- the mnmG gene encoding tRNA uridine-5-carboxymethylaminomethyl(34) synthesis enzyme MnmG: MEYEIIVVGGGHAGCEAAIAAAKMQHKVAMITSNKKMIAHMPCNPSIGGPAKGIVVREIDALGGVMGKVADQTNIQMKMLNLSKGPAVWSLRAQADVIEYPKRMIEILENQENLSIIEAFVDKLVVKDNKIHGVLLADGREIKAKKVVLTTGTYMHSHILVGHTKKEGGPGGQPTKASLSNNLRELGINLFRLKTGTPARVKRDSIDFTKTTPQPGDSIKRNFSFDNISANKNIQELCYLTYTNKETHEIINNNIDKSAMYSGLIEGKGPRYCPSIEDKLVRFSDKERHQIFLEPESLHTDSIYLQGLSTSLPNDIQNQFIRTVPGLERCEIIKYGYAIEYDAIIPTELWPSLETKKISGLFSAGQINGTSGYEEAAGQGLIAGINAALQIENKESLILSRDEAYIGVLIDDLVTKGTDEPYRLLTSRAEYRLLLRHDNADLRLRKIGHEIGLISDEQYIEFQKKCATINEYIEKIKTIKITTKIKINEYLSNIGSSKLKDGISLYDLMKRPELSYKNAIDLLKIMQEYEIYTRIKLDNVKEEIQQQIEIQIKYDGYIRKAKNQVDRIKQLEKKKIPQNIDYNLVPNLALEARQKLKEIQPITLGQASRVSGVNPVDISMLSIYIKNR, encoded by the coding sequence ATGGAATATGAAATAATTGTAGTTGGTGGTGGTCACGCTGGTTGTGAGGCAGCCATTGCTGCTGCAAAAATGCAACATAAAGTTGCAATGATAACCTCTAATAAAAAAATGATTGCACATATGCCATGTAACCCATCTATTGGTGGGCCAGCTAAAGGTATTGTAGTTAGAGAAATTGATGCTTTAGGTGGTGTTATGGGAAAAGTAGCCGATCAAACAAATATTCAAATGAAAATGTTGAATTTAAGTAAAGGACCGGCAGTTTGGTCTCTTCGCGCACAAGCTGATGTTATTGAATATCCTAAAAGAATGATTGAAATATTAGAAAATCAAGAAAATCTCTCAATTATTGAGGCATTTGTTGATAAATTAGTAGTTAAGGATAATAAGATTCATGGAGTACTACTTGCTGACGGCAGAGAAATAAAGGCTAAAAAAGTAGTGCTAACAACTGGAACATATATGCATTCACATATCTTAGTTGGTCATACGAAGAAAGAAGGTGGCCCAGGAGGTCAACCAACAAAGGCAAGCCTTTCGAATAACTTACGTGAGTTAGGAATAAATTTATTTAGATTAAAAACCGGAACTCCTGCTCGAGTTAAAAGAGATAGTATAGATTTTACGAAGACTACTCCTCAACCTGGTGATTCAATCAAAAGAAACTTTTCTTTTGATAATATTTCCGCTAACAAAAACATTCAAGAACTTTGCTATTTAACATATACAAATAAAGAAACTCATGAAATTATTAATAATAATATTGACAAGTCTGCAATGTACTCTGGTTTAATCGAGGGGAAAGGTCCTAGATATTGTCCATCAATTGAAGATAAATTAGTTCGTTTTTCTGACAAAGAAAGACATCAAATTTTTTTGGAACCAGAAAGTCTACATACGGATAGTATATATTTGCAAGGTCTTTCGACAAGTTTACCAAATGATATTCAAAATCAGTTTATTCGTACTGTTCCTGGATTAGAACGTTGCGAAATAATTAAGTATGGATATGCAATTGAATACGATGCAATTATTCCAACCGAACTCTGGCCAAGTCTAGAAACAAAAAAAATATCTGGACTATTTTCTGCAGGACAAATAAATGGAACAAGTGGTTATGAAGAAGCTGCAGGTCAAGGTTTGATAGCCGGTATTAACGCAGCATTGCAAATTGAAAATAAAGAGTCATTAATTTTAAGTAGAGATGAAGCCTATATTGGGGTATTAATTGATGATTTAGTTACTAAAGGTACCGATGAACCTTATAGATTATTAACATCACGTGCGGAATATAGATTATTGCTCAGACATGATAATGCTGATTTAAGATTAAGAAAAATAGGACATGAAATAGGACTAATATCAGATGAACAATATATTGAATTCCAAAAAAAATGTGCTACTATAAATGAATATATTGAAAAAATAAAAACAATTAAAATAACGACAAAGATCAAAATAAATGAATATTTAAGTAATATTGGTTCAAGTAAGTTAAAGGACGGAATCAGTTTATACGATCTTATGAAGAGGCCGGAACTATCATACAAAAACGCAATTGATTTATTAAAAATAATGCAGGAGTATGAAATATATACTAGAATAAAACTTGATAATGTTAAAGAAGAAATTCAACAACAAATTGAAATACAAATAAAGTATGACGGTTATATCAGAAAAGCAAAAAATCAAGTTGATAGAATTAAACAACTCGAGAAGAAAAAGATACCTCAAAATATCGATTATAATCTAGTACCTAACTTAGCCTTAGAGGCACGACAAAAACTAAAAGAGATTCAACCAATTACATTAGGGCAAGCTTCTCGAGTATCTGGAGTGAATCCTGTAGATATTAGCATGTTGTCTATATATATAAAAAATAGATAG
- a CDS encoding ParA family protein — protein sequence MTKIIAITNQKGGVGKTTTTLNLASSLGALGKKILLIDMDPQGNATTGLGIDKGSIKKCIYNVLVDEEDIKNTIIRTQFKNLDVVPARIHLSGADLELSQVEARELRLKNALMKLPPMYDYVFFDCPPSLGLLTLNALTAAQTLIIPIQAEYYALEGVSQLLNTIRLVQRHLNPKLTIDGIVLTMTTNTNLSTEIEQEVRQLFEKKVYKTTITRGIRLSEAPSHGLPIIYYDSRSRGAEEYVLLAREVIAHG from the coding sequence ATGACAAAAATTATTGCAATAACTAACCAAAAAGGTGGTGTTGGCAAAACAACAACTACCTTAAATTTAGCATCGTCATTAGGTGCATTAGGAAAAAAGATATTATTGATTGATATGGATCCCCAAGGTAATGCGACAACCGGTTTAGGAATTGATAAGGGTAGTATTAAAAAATGTATTTATAATGTTTTAGTTGATGAAGAAGACATAAAAAACACAATTATTAGGACACAGTTTAAAAATCTTGATGTTGTGCCTGCAAGAATACATTTATCAGGTGCGGATTTAGAATTATCACAAGTAGAAGCAAGAGAATTAAGACTTAAAAATGCATTGATGAAATTACCGCCAATGTATGATTATGTTTTCTTTGATTGTCCACCGTCATTAGGATTACTAACATTAAATGCACTAACGGCTGCACAAACATTAATAATACCAATTCAAGCTGAGTACTATGCATTAGAAGGAGTTAGTCAATTATTGAACACAATTCGTCTGGTGCAAAGACATTTAAATCCTAAACTAACAATTGATGGAATAGTGTTAACAATGACTACTAATACAAATTTAAGCACTGAGATTGAGCAAGAAGTTAGACAGCTTTTTGAGAAGAAGGTATATAAAACAACAATTACACGCGGTATTCGCTTAAGCGAGGCACCAAGTCATGGATTGCCAATTATATATTACGATTCAAGAAGTCGTGGGGCTGAAGAATACGTATTATTGGCTAGGGAAGTGATTGCACATGGCTAA
- a CDS encoding NAD(P)/FAD-dependent oxidoreductase has translation MPNTKKYDVIIIGAGPAGIFTAYELHLKNPKLKVALIDKGRDINRRQCPILDKKLEKCPPAAGIKDYAGCWPACSITSGFGGAGAYSDGKFNITSEFGGWMQEYLSRSEVEELIRYVDSINLEHGANPEITDPTTDRVKDIEKRGYAVGLKLLRAEVRHLGTEQNLEILKSIYNYLEEYIDYFFNTEVTDIIVNDDTVSGVVLKKGETELLADNVVIVPGRDGSTWLKTIMAKNNIPLNNNQVDIGVRVETSDIVMQEINEHLYEGKFIFSTSVGTSVRTFCSNPSGHVVIENHTGTMLANGHSYRDPKLGSKNTNFALLVSHTFEEPFNQPNEFAHEVSKLANQLSNGSIIVQKYGDILKGRRTTTKRLKEGFIEPTLKEAVPGDLGLVLPYNTMKSLIEMVTALDHVTPGIASDHTLFYGVEAKFYSARPEIDKYFETKIKGLYVGGDGAGVTRGLAQAGANGVWIARHIVNKYE, from the coding sequence ATGCCAAACACAAAAAAATATGATGTAATTATTATCGGTGCGGGACCAGCTGGTATCTTTACAGCATATGAGCTACATCTCAAGAATCCGAAACTAAAGGTAGCCCTAATTGACAAAGGTAGAGATATTAATAGAAGACAGTGTCCGATACTTGATAAGAAGCTGGAAAAGTGTCCGCCAGCAGCAGGAATTAAAGATTACGCAGGTTGTTGGCCGGCATGTTCGATTACTAGTGGTTTTGGTGGAGCCGGTGCGTATTCGGATGGTAAATTCAATATTACTAGTGAGTTCGGCGGATGGATGCAAGAATACTTAAGTCGTAGTGAAGTTGAAGAATTAATACGCTATGTTGATTCAATCAATCTGGAACATGGAGCAAATCCAGAAATTACTGATCCAACAACTGATAGAGTTAAAGATATAGAAAAGCGTGGGTATGCAGTTGGATTAAAGCTATTACGAGCCGAGGTGAGACACCTCGGAACTGAACAAAATCTTGAGATTCTTAAAAGTATTTATAATTATCTTGAAGAATATATTGATTACTTTTTTAATACGGAAGTCACGGATATTATTGTTAATGATGATACTGTTTCAGGAGTTGTACTTAAAAAAGGAGAGACTGAGCTGCTAGCAGATAATGTAGTAATTGTACCTGGTCGGGATGGTTCAACGTGGCTAAAGACTATTATGGCTAAGAATAACATTCCACTTAATAATAACCAAGTTGATATTGGTGTTCGAGTAGAAACAAGTGATATTGTTATGCAAGAAATAAATGAACATTTATATGAAGGTAAATTCATTTTTAGTACAAGTGTGGGTACCTCTGTAAGAACATTCTGTTCTAACCCAAGTGGGCATGTTGTTATTGAAAATCATACAGGAACAATGCTTGCAAATGGACATTCATATCGAGATCCGAAGTTAGGTAGTAAGAACACAAACTTTGCGTTACTTGTATCTCATACATTTGAAGAACCATTTAATCAACCAAATGAGTTTGCACATGAAGTTTCTAAATTGGCTAACCAATTATCAAATGGTTCAATTATTGTTCAAAAATATGGGGATATTTTAAAAGGTAGGAGAACAACCACTAAAAGATTAAAGGAAGGGTTCATAGAGCCAACACTTAAAGAAGCGGTTCCCGGTGATTTAGGATTAGTTCTTCCATATAATACAATGAAAAGCTTAATTGAAATGGTTACTGCACTTGATCATGTAACGCCAGGAATTGCAAGCGACCATACACTGTTTTATGGTGTAGAAGCAAAATTTTATTCAGCACGACCAGAAATTGATAAATATTTTGAAACTAAGATAAAAGGTTTATATGTTGGTGGCGATGGTGCAGGGGTTACTCGTGGACTGGCCCAAGCAGGGGCTAACGGTGTTTGGATAGCGAGACATATTGTAAATAAGTATGAATAA
- a CDS encoding peroxiredoxin, giving the protein MCCECNNENEYYIQLARVGKPAPKFEMLALLPNGSFGNVSLQENLDNGKWTVLYFYPKDFTFVCPTEIKAMSDANEQFEKLNTSVIAVSTDTEYSHLAWTNTPALGKIKHPMASDANHQVSEAYGVLIEEEGIALRGLFIIDPEGKLVHSTINDNNVGRNVDEVIRLLEAFQSGGLAPCGWTPGEKLLED; this is encoded by the coding sequence ATGTGCTGTGAATGCAATAACGAAAATGAATACTATATTCAATTAGCAAGAGTAGGAAAACCTGCTCCAAAATTTGAAATGTTGGCATTATTGCCTAATGGAAGTTTTGGTAATGTTTCATTACAAGAAAACTTAGATAATGGAAAATGGACAGTATTATACTTCTATCCAAAAGATTTTACTTTTGTATGTCCTACAGAAATCAAAGCCATGAGCGATGCTAATGAGCAGTTTGAAAAATTAAACACTTCAGTAATTGCTGTTTCAACAGATACTGAATATTCACATTTAGCTTGGACTAATACTCCAGCACTTGGGAAAATAAAACATCCTATGGCTTCAGATGCTAATCATCAAGTTTCAGAAGCATACGGTGTTTTAATTGAAGAAGAAGGAATTGCTCTTCGTGGATTATTCATTATTGATCCAGAAGGAAAATTAGTACACTCTACAATTAATGACAATAATGTTGGTAGAAATGTTGATGAAGTAATTAGACTTTTGGAAGCATTCCAAAGCGGTGGTTTGGCGCCTTGTGGCTGGACTCCAGGAGAAAAATTATTAGAGGACTAA
- the rsmG gene encoding 16S rRNA (guanine(527)-N(7))-methyltransferase RsmG, producing MNNNYDFVLKEIYPDLTDKQLKQFTDYYDLLVEWNTKMNLTAITEKKEVYWKHFYDSIVLGKYIDLNNEFKICDIGSGAGFPIIPLKIVFPNLQISVVDALNKRIVFLNEVVNKLGLTNVELYHARAEDFIKEHREEYDIVTARAVARMNVLSELCIPFVKIGGRFIALKGADGINELIESKNACKVLGAELSETIEFHLPFDESKRVIHIITKIKKSPGKYPRLFSKIKKNPL from the coding sequence TTGAATAACAATTATGATTTTGTCCTTAAAGAAATATATCCAGACTTAACGGATAAACAACTCAAACAATTCACGGATTATTATGATTTACTCGTTGAGTGGAACACTAAAATGAATCTTACTGCAATTACCGAAAAAAAAGAAGTATATTGGAAGCATTTCTATGACTCGATTGTTTTAGGAAAATATATTGATTTAAATAATGAATTTAAGATTTGTGATATTGGTAGTGGTGCAGGCTTTCCAATCATTCCATTAAAGATTGTTTTTCCTAACTTACAAATATCAGTAGTTGATGCACTGAATAAGAGAATAGTATTCTTAAATGAAGTTGTAAATAAATTAGGGCTTACCAACGTTGAGTTATATCATGCAAGAGCAGAGGACTTTATTAAAGAACATAGAGAAGAGTATGATATTGTAACTGCAAGAGCAGTTGCACGAATGAATGTTCTTAGTGAATTATGCATTCCATTTGTTAAAATCGGTGGTAGATTTATTGCTTTAAAAGGAGCAGATGGAATAAACGAACTTATTGAGTCAAAAAATGCATGTAAAGTGCTTGGTGCGGAACTCAGTGAAACGATTGAATTCCACTTACCATTTGATGAAAGTAAACGTGTTATTCATATTATTACTAAAATAAAAAAATCTCCGGGAAAATACCCAAGATTATTTTCAAAAATAAAGAAGAACCCACTATAG
- a CDS encoding Fur family transcriptional regulator has translation MRTIPSRSEIEQILREKEIRPSYARVRILEYFYKNHNHPSVGMIYDELHPYIPSLSKTTVYNTLNLFIEHKIIEALGIDLNELRYDIYQQTTHGHFKCESCQKIFDVDLKIDDQISKDLSGFEITEKNIQFKGLCPDCKNT, from the coding sequence ATGCGGACCATCCCAAGCAGAAGCGAAATTGAGCAAATACTAAGAGAAAAAGAAATTAGACCATCATATGCTCGGGTTCGAATATTGGAATATTTCTACAAAAATCATAATCATCCAAGTGTAGGAATGATTTATGATGAATTACATCCCTACATTCCATCGCTTTCAAAAACAACAGTATATAATACACTAAATTTATTCATTGAGCATAAAATAATTGAAGCACTAGGGATTGATTTGAATGAATTAAGATATGATATTTATCAGCAAACAACACATGGACACTTTAAGTGTGAGAGTTGTCAAAAAATATTTGATGTTGATTTAAAAATTGATGATCAAATAAGTAAAGATTTGAGTGGATTTGAAATTACAGAAAAAAATATTCAATTTAAAGGATTATGTCCGGATTGTAAAAATACGTAA